The Bacteriovorax sp. Seq25_V genome contains the following window.
CTCTTTACCATATTCTACAATAATTTTTGAAAGTGGAGACTGATAGCTATTATAAAGGATATCTGAAGAATCAATGACAAAGACCAGACTGTGATCTCGATCGACCTTGTAAGAAGTTGTATTCAGATCAAATTTTAAAATATAATTTTGAAAAGGAATAACTGACCTTTTTGTTACTACCCCGTGTGTAATTAGCTTCGCAATATTTCGTGGCCCGACATCATAGAGATAACCAATAAGATGAATATTCTCATCAGTTGATTTAACCTTCAAACTAACTTCAACATTTCCTTGCACCAACAAAGTTTCAGAAAGCCTCTTTCCCTCAAACACAAGAGCATGACGACGAAATAATCGCGGGATATACTCAAATTTTGGAACACTAAAATTCCCATCAATAAGATCAGAAATAAATGGAATCCCACTGCCCGCAAAGGAATCAAAATAAGAAAAGTACTCATCACTTTCTTTTAATACCGGATAAGTCCCAAGTAATTTACCTGCTCCAAGCACTCCCCTCTCATTAAGATAAAGTGGTTTCTTAAAGCGATCAAACCTCTTAGAAGAAACAATGTTGCGTTCCTTTTTCAAGTCAGATTCTATAAACATATCCTTATCATGAATAAAAGGATGATCAATTCCTTTGAGCCAATAATCAAACCAAATCTTGGCAAAATTAAAATGAATATTCTTCTCAAAGAATAACCCACCAAGCTCTGTCGTCGCATGAGTTCCTTGAGCAAGAATTAATTTCTTAGGGCCTTTTAGTTTTTTAAAATACGAAAGAACATTATTTGGAGTAAAAAGATTATCGCCAAAATTATTAGCAATCATCACGGGAACTTTTCTCTTATTGACCTCGTCAATAAATTCAACAGGACTTCTCTCCTTCGCCCATTTTATAATATGCGCGATCTCTTTCTCATCAGAAGTCTCACTAAGCTTGTCAAAATATTCTTTCACATACTGAGGAGCGTTCCCCAAATACTTACCAGAGATAATTAAGAAATCTCCCCAAAACTTTCGAGGTGTTTCATTGGCATAAAGAGCATCAAGTAATGACCCCCACGCGCTCATGGCCACCACTGTTTTAATCCTCGGCTCTTTTGCGGCCATCATTAAAGACAACCCCCCACCATAAGAAATTCCAGATAGCCCAATTCTCTTCATATCAACCGAAGTATGATCTCTTAACCAATCAACAACCAACTTAAAGTCTGACGTGTCACTTGGACCAATAATATCAATCTCACCTTCAGAACATCCCCAACCACGAAGAGAGTAACTTAAAACCTGGTAACCTTCCTTCGCTAAACGCGTCGCCTGTCGTAAATACTCATGCTCATCAAGCAGCCAGCTATTCCCAAAAATAATTGTTGGAAACTTATTTCCATTCTTCTCTTTAGCATTAACCTTTGGCACCAAAAGATTTGCGCTTAGGACGAAACCATCATGAGTTTTGATTTTAATGTCATTTTGAAATGTGTAGAACTCACTATCTGGAACTTTAACATCCAAACAAATATTGGCCTTAGCCGATAAGGTAAAAACTAATAGCAACATAAATATTTTCATCTTTTTAGGTTCTCGTTGTATTAGGATTGTGTCAAACACATGTTTGTCTTTGTCAGAAAAAGAATTCATGTTAAAATAGGATAAGTATATAAAAATAGGATAAATAATGGACATCGATTACGGAATAGTCGGACAATTCTTTATAGCAATGCTTTCAATTCTTAACCCAATTGGTGCCATACCAGTTTATATCTCCATGACCGAAGACCTCTCTCGTCCTCAACGAAAGAGTATGACACGGGCCTGCTCCATTGCAGTCTTCATTACCATTACTGTATCCCTACTCCTAGGAAGTGATATCTTAAAATTCTTTGGTATCTCCATCCCATCATTTACCGTTGGCGGTGGCGTTCTTCTCTTCACTATGGCCCTAAGTATGATCCAGGCCAAAAACGTTGAGGCCAAGATGAACACTCAAGAGATCACAGAGAGCTCACTTCGCGAAATTGGTATCGTTCCCCTCGCGATCCCTCTCCTATCAGGCCCAGGAACTATTTCAACTTCCATTATCTACTCAAAGAACTTCCACTCGACTTTTGAATGGATTGCAGGCATTGCCCTGATGGCCGTACTCTCCACATGTGTCTACTTTGTTCTTATCAATGCTGATAAAATCAGAGAAAGACTTGGCGATCTCGGCGTTAACGTCATGACTCGAATCATGGGTCTTATCCTTCTTGCCATGAGTGTAGAAATGATGGTTGGTGGCCTCAAGAAAATGATTCCATTGCTTAATTCATAATTTTTACACACCGCGTCGACAACGGTACTTTCATGTGATACAACCCCTCAAATTCGAGAGTTCGAGGGACGTATATGAAAAATTGCTTATTGAAATCGACAGTGGCACTTGCAATATTATCAAGTAGTTATGCTATTGAAACCGATGCTGTAACCAAAGCATGGAATACCAAGATGGCGGAGTTTAATATGACTCCTAAGTACCATGGGTTTTGCTATTCGGCCCCAAATGGAGACATTCTAGGCCCAAATCCCCACCGCCGAGTAAGGCTTGCCTCGACTTCAAAATTAATTACGACTTTAATGGCCATTGAGAAACTAGGCCTTGATTACGAATATACAACAAGCTTCTATTATGACGGTGAAAACCTACACATCAAAGGTGATAACGATCCTGTTATGAGTAAGAGAAAATTATTCTTTCTCATCTCGCAATTAAATAACCTTGGGATCACGAAGATTAAGAATCTTACATTTGATAAAGAATTCAAGGTCTTTTCAATGGTTGAAGATATTGCTCACTCCGAGAAAAGACCAAGTATCGAATTAACGACAAAATCTTTAAAAGACTACTTCACTGTTAGTGAGTGGAACCTCTTAAAAACGGCCTATGAAAAGTTCATCACAGAAACACCACAAGAGGTCATCGATGAACTGCAAATAAGAACTTCACTCGAAGACATTCAACTGAGCGTAGATTCAATTTCTCACGTTGATAAGAATCCTTTGAAAGAAGAGAATCTTAAAACTTATGAAATGATTTCTCCAATAATTGCAAAGTATTTGAAGATCATGAATATCGACTCCAACAACTACATCGCTGATCAGGTGTTTGATAAAATCGGTGGAGAAAAAGAGTATAAAAAATATATCGAAAAATTGGTGGCCGATAAGTTTGGTGATTATAAATCACTCAGAGAAGAGTTTGATAAGAAAGAAGATAACTTCGCTTTCTATACAGGCTCGGGCCTGAATACAACGAGAAATGGCCAGCGAGTTGATAACTATGCCACATGTGCCATTATGGTTGAGCTGATGAAAGTTCTTGATGAGAAGCTCGATTCAATTACAAGAGAAATGCAGGAAGTTGTAGCAGTCCCTGGAGTTGATGGTGGAACGTTTAAAACACGTTTAAATACACCAAGACTAGCACGATCAATTGTTGCCAAAACAGGAACGCTCAAACACACTTCCACTCTTCTTGGAAAAGTTAGTGCGGAACAAGGTGATCTCTTCTTTGGTATGTTCCATCAAATGGCAGGCTGGAAAGGAAATGCCAAAATTGTACAAAACATGATGGTCAGTGAACTCCTAGACAACTATGGTGGACCAAAGAAGTTTGAATACAAAAAAGAATTCTTCTTTCCGGCTAGCGCTCCACTGAAATAATTTAGTATAATAGGGAGATGAAAAAACTCTCCCTATTAAAAATATTATTTCTTATCATTACTATCGCATTTGCAATTTACAGCTTTCAAAATTTCTACCTCAAACCAAAAAATAAAAAAATACTTTCTATCTCACCAGAGAATATTGAGAGAATTAAATCTAAAATGCTTCCAATAGAAAATCGTCCTCTCTCATATGACTTCAAAACAAACCAAGAAAATAAAAATGTAGATAGTGACAGT
Protein-coding sequences here:
- a CDS encoding alpha/beta fold hydrolase, coding for MLLLVFTLSAKANICLDVKVPDSEFYTFQNDIKIKTHDGFVLSANLLVPKVNAKEKNGNKFPTIIFGNSWLLDEHEYLRQATRLAKEGYQVLSYSLRGWGCSEGEIDIIGPSDTSDFKLVVDWLRDHTSVDMKRIGLSGISYGGGLSLMMAAKEPRIKTVVAMSAWGSLLDALYANETPRKFWGDFLIISGKYLGNAPQYVKEYFDKLSETSDEKEIAHIIKWAKERSPVEFIDEVNKRKVPVMIANNFGDNLFTPNNVLSYFKKLKGPKKLILAQGTHATTELGGLFFEKNIHFNFAKIWFDYWLKGIDHPFIHDKDMFIESDLKKERNIVSSKRFDRFKKPLYLNERGVLGAGKLLGTYPVLKESDEYFSYFDSFAGSGIPFISDLIDGNFSVPKFEYIPRLFRRHALVFEGKRLSETLLVQGNVEVSLKVKSTDENIHLIGYLYDVGPRNIAKLITHGVVTKRSVIPFQNYILKFDLNTTSYKVDRDHSLVFVIDSSDILYNSYQSPLSKIIVEYGKETSLKVPWVRALY
- a CDS encoding D-alanyl-D-alanine carboxypeptidase gives rise to the protein MKNCLLKSTVALAILSSSYAIETDAVTKAWNTKMAEFNMTPKYHGFCYSAPNGDILGPNPHRRVRLASTSKLITTLMAIEKLGLDYEYTTSFYYDGENLHIKGDNDPVMSKRKLFFLISQLNNLGITKIKNLTFDKEFKVFSMVEDIAHSEKRPSIELTTKSLKDYFTVSEWNLLKTAYEKFITETPQEVIDELQIRTSLEDIQLSVDSISHVDKNPLKEENLKTYEMISPIIAKYLKIMNIDSNNYIADQVFDKIGGEKEYKKYIEKLVADKFGDYKSLREEFDKKEDNFAFYTGSGLNTTRNGQRVDNYATCAIMVELMKVLDEKLDSITREMQEVVAVPGVDGGTFKTRLNTPRLARSIVAKTGTLKHTSTLLGKVSAEQGDLFFGMFHQMAGWKGNAKIVQNMMVSELLDNYGGPKKFEYKKEFFFPASAPLK
- a CDS encoding MarC family protein codes for the protein MDIDYGIVGQFFIAMLSILNPIGAIPVYISMTEDLSRPQRKSMTRACSIAVFITITVSLLLGSDILKFFGISIPSFTVGGGVLLFTMALSMIQAKNVEAKMNTQEITESSLREIGIVPLAIPLLSGPGTISTSIIYSKNFHSTFEWIAGIALMAVLSTCVYFVLINADKIRERLGDLGVNVMTRIMGLILLAMSVEMMVGGLKKMIPLLNS